The proteins below are encoded in one region of Candidatus Margulisiibacteriota bacterium:
- a CDS encoding 2-phospho-L-lactate transferase CofD family protein — MRDYLTVLNRGTELLKYYRVNGFKSLPMTFVTGGTGSRPLAIELAKNTRNVSYVIHTADSGKSTRQIRLFFGNIPAIGDLRSRLIDLADPGSPGHAQITALLYHRLTNDSISDARAELRSIVEGTDDAGFIRDIMASDAPRPFNNIFLTHIRGFCRRVEAMQAPHRMFDYRCASIGNLFLTGAYYAYEQDLETAIALYKLLAGVKEDVIPATLENVHLAALMADGNTIAGQHNITSYKSGPVRELWHASSEDPNAERI, encoded by the coding sequence ATGAGGGATTATCTTACTGTATTAAATAGAGGGACTGAGCTTCTGAAGTATTACCGCGTTAACGGCTTCAAAAGCCTGCCCATGACCTTTGTAACAGGCGGCACAGGCAGCAGACCTCTGGCGATTGAGCTGGCAAAAAACACCCGGAATGTCAGCTATGTTATCCATACCGCCGACAGCGGCAAGAGCACCAGGCAGATACGCCTTTTTTTTGGGAACATCCCGGCTATCGGCGATCTGAGAAGCCGCCTGATAGACCTTGCTGATCCCGGATCGCCGGGGCACGCACAGATAACGGCGCTGTTATACCACAGGCTCACAAACGATTCTATTTCTGATGCCCGTGCGGAACTCAGGTCTATTGTTGAAGGAACCGATGACGCCGGGTTTATCCGCGACATCATGGCTTCTGACGCTCCCAGGCCTTTCAACAATATTTTTTTGACGCATATAAGAGGTTTTTGCCGCCGGGTGGAAGCGATGCAAGCTCCGCATAGGATGTTCGATTATAGATGCGCCAGTATCGGCAATCTGTTCCTTACAGGCGCTTATTATGCTTATGAACAGGACCTGGAAACTGCAATAGCCTTATATAAGCTGCTTGCCGGCGTAAAAGAGGATGTTATTCCCGCCACTCTCGAAAATGTCCATCTGGCAGCCCTTATGGCCGACGGGAATACCATAGCAGGCCAGCATAATATCACAAGCTATAAAAGCGGTCCGGTAAGGGAATTATGGCATGCAAGCAGCGAAGACCCGAATGCTGAAAGGATAT